From a single Nitrososphaerota archaeon genomic region:
- a CDS encoding HAD family hydrolase, whose product MCLEKLKLDAVVFDLDGTLIDSSKGIHRCVREVLARRSYKSFDEEFLSRSIGVHPIDAIFQRTVRKSEVDGCIREFKQRYGRTLTEDVVLLDGAKETLDALMEEGYKVAVYTLKMKNHALKVLNHFSIKVHDILAGEQIGEDKSSGRGLKELLDGLGSRASKSAIVGDQWSDISAGKKVGMTTIAVLGGMGSFEELNKLGPDYLIGSVSDLTKIL is encoded by the coding sequence ATGTGTTTGGAAAAACTAAAACTTGACGCTGTCGTCTTCGACCTTGACGGGACGCTGATAGATTCTTCAAAGGGCATCCACAGGTGCGTAAGGGAGGTCCTAGCAAGAAGGAGCTACAAGTCATTTGACGAAGAATTCCTCAGCAGGTCTATCGGCGTTCATCCCATCGATGCTATTTTTCAGAGAACGGTCAGGAAGAGCGAAGTAGATGGCTGTATAAGGGAGTTCAAGCAGAGGTATGGCAGGACACTTACGGAGGATGTCGTCCTGCTGGATGGCGCTAAAGAAACTCTTGATGCTTTGATGGAAGAGGGGTACAAAGTTGCAGTATATACACTGAAGATGAAGAACCATGCTTTGAAAGTGCTGAATCACTTTTCGATAAAAGTACATGACATACTTGCTGGGGAGCAGATCGGAGAGGACAAGTCTTCTGGAAGAGGCTTGAAGGAGCTTCTGGACGGCCTTGGCAGCAGGGCATCAAAAAGTGCCATTGTTGGAGACCAGTGGAGCGACATATCTGCAGGCAAGAAGGTCGGCATGACTACCATCGCCGTATTAGGAGGAATGGGGAGCTTTGAAGAATTGAATAAGCTCGGGCCAGACTACCTTATCGGAAGCGTTTCTGATCTGACAAAGATACTTTAG
- a CDS encoding type II toxin-antitoxin system VapC family toxin, with amino-acid sequence MTKYFYDSYAVIAYLNDRLDYRWYFEEHDGILTMLNLMEVHYKILSIFGADSAKKVLDAFSKYLVHFNLEDLEESMKLRLKFNKEGLNLSYADALGYYMAKKFRVKFLTGDRAFKGLPNVELKQ; translated from the coding sequence GTGACTAAATACTTCTACGACAGCTATGCTGTTATTGCTTATCTGAACGACCGTCTGGATTACAGATGGTATTTCGAGGAGCATGATGGCATCCTTACAATGCTAAACCTGATGGAGGTTCACTACAAGATACTCTCCATCTTCGGTGCAGATTCGGCTAAAAAGGTGCTTGATGCCTTTTCAAAGTATCTGGTACATTTTAATCTTGAGGATTTAGAGGAATCTATGAAGCTAAGGTTGAAGTTCAACAAAGAGGGTCTGAACTTATCTTATGCAGACGCGTTGGGCTATTATATGGCCAAAAAGTTTCGTGTCAAGTTTCTGACTGGAGACAGGGCTTTCAAGGGGTTGCCGAATGTTGAACTCAAGCAGTAG
- a CDS encoding zinc ribbon domain-containing protein — MLQIEDFSISNVTQVLMDGLQLIMNALRPIASSIGVEPSTLLIGFFFLLVIGIVASRSGKRKVQKQYIPRQIHDSNRRKDIPARADTEKFCHNCGTKIIGSATFCPSCGAVQ; from the coding sequence ATGTTGCAAATAGAGGACTTTAGTATTTCTAATGTTACGCAGGTATTAATGGATGGACTGCAGCTGATAATGAACGCACTACGACCGATCGCCAGTAGCATAGGGGTAGAACCTTCAACTCTGCTGATTGGATTTTTCTTCCTGCTTGTTATCGGCATAGTTGCTAGCAGAAGCGGCAAAAGAAAGGTTCAGAAACAATACATCCCTCGTCAGATTCATGATTCTAACAGACGGAAAGACATTCCTGCAAGAGCTGACACGGAGAAGTTCTGCCATAACTGCGGAACCAAGATAATTGGGAGCGCAACGTTCTGTCCGAGCTGCGGTGCAGTACAATAG
- a CDS encoding AbrB/MazE/SpoVT family DNA-binding domain-containing protein has protein sequence MPVLLVGNPKGDLRVYLFETLNYTCIISDTGITLIKSKVRKWGNSFGVIIPKDLADKENLKEGEDVEISIRRVSDIRALRGKFRIKDLQRAKDEMRKGWSD, from the coding sequence TTGCCTGTCCTGCTTGTAGGGAATCCTAAAGGTGATTTGCGTGTTTATCTCTTTGAAACGCTTAATTATACGTGTATAATTAGCGATACAGGTATAACTTTGATAAAGTCGAAAGTTAGGAAGTGGGGAAACTCCTTCGGGGTCATAATCCCAAAAGATCTTGCAGATAAGGAAAACTTGAAGGAGGGAGAAGATGTGGAAATATCGATACGGAGAGTATCTGACATCAGAGCCTTGAGAGGGAAATTTCGCATAAAAGACCTGCAGCGTGCAAAGGATGAAATGAGGAAGGGCTGGAGTGACTAA
- a CDS encoding DUF2182 domain-containing protein yields MAAAFKEFKLETVLVGGSLIGISAISWFLSTYPMEAGMMMSQMFDLNATLILLFSLSWTLGMIAMMFPVIVPITLALFRAAKNADQSIKEGGGPTIPKALTFAFSYVSLWIGFGIALYMLIGVLLWTGNALQLQNPYLRFLPAAIVLATGIYQFVPFKDTCLSRCHPTTFLVRNYRGGITGPARMGVSYGLFCIGINKPLYQPGTSYSVDLCPFPCNPLHFCSDLKKRAKL; encoded by the coding sequence TTGGCAGCCGCCTTTAAGGAGTTCAAACTTGAAACCGTCCTTGTAGGAGGGTCGTTGATAGGTATCTCAGCTATTTCATGGTTCCTTTCGACCTATCCCATGGAGGCTGGCATGATGATGAGCCAAATGTTCGACCTGAACGCTACCTTGATACTTCTCTTTTCTCTGAGCTGGACACTCGGCATGATAGCGATGATGTTTCCAGTTATAGTTCCTATCACGCTGGCATTGTTCAGAGCAGCCAAAAATGCCGACCAATCTATAAAGGAAGGCGGAGGCCCGACGATACCAAAAGCCCTTACATTCGCATTTTCGTACGTATCGTTATGGATTGGATTCGGAATTGCGCTTTACATGCTGATAGGCGTTCTATTGTGGACTGGCAATGCTTTACAGCTTCAGAACCCATATCTTAGGTTCCTGCCAGCAGCAATTGTATTGGCCACTGGGATATACCAGTTCGTGCCATTCAAGGACACTTGCCTGAGCCGATGTCATCCTACCACATTTCTGGTTCGCAATTACAGAGGGGGCATCACAGGCCCAGCAAGAATGGGGGTATCATACGGTCTCTTCTGCATTGGTATCAATAAACCTCTTTATCAGCCAGGGACAAGCTATTCTGTCGACCTTTGCCCTTTCCCGTGTAACCCACTGCATTTTTGCTCAGACCTTAAGAAGAGAGCTAAATTATAA
- a CDS encoding PDZ domain-containing protein: MPSKNILLMISVSLIAMILASSSIYMGYNGQQYGNDQLRAAMQEVSATKQLILETSRKIDSLNQEIASLKGADSRNVVAEQQLNDLKVQLTSLTDRLMQQQSIIEGLSAKVGVVNSSVQAITKGLDVRLAEINVSTQVKGTPEEVYQKARSAVVVVRSQTAQGSSLGSGFVYSAGYIVTNNHVVQGARSLTVEFFDGTSSTATIAGQDRFADIAVLMVTNLPEQAKPLEIADSSLLKIGQQVVAVGNPLGLTASLSTGVVSQLGRLIGPVQNVPLVVPVIQLDVLITNGNSGGPLLDLQGKVVGITNAGTSGGINFAIPSNIAKRVADSIIKTGKYEHPFVGYTSLTLTADSIRTSNVVNVDSSTRGIMIVSVVSGSPAEKAGLIPAQRISTPNGQGYQANDIIVSVNGRQIRSLEEWSIYMEENVSPGQAIELGVLRAGSVITVTVIPTVRS; this comes from the coding sequence ATGCCTAGCAAGAATATTCTCCTGATGATATCAGTTTCCCTGATAGCAATGATTCTGGCATCCTCCAGCATATACATGGGTTATAATGGACAGCAGTACGGAAACGACCAGCTGAGGGCCGCGATGCAGGAAGTCTCTGCAACAAAGCAGCTCATTTTGGAAACTTCCAGAAAAATAGATTCCCTGAATCAAGAGATTGCATCACTCAAAGGTGCCGATTCTCGAAATGTCGTTGCTGAACAGCAGTTGAATGATCTGAAGGTCCAGCTCACTTCCCTTACTGACAGGTTGATGCAGCAGCAGAGTATCATAGAGGGGCTCTCGGCAAAGGTCGGTGTCGTCAACTCTTCCGTGCAGGCTATTACGAAGGGCTTGGATGTGCGCCTAGCAGAAATCAATGTAAGCACGCAAGTAAAAGGAACCCCCGAGGAAGTGTACCAGAAGGCACGGTCTGCTGTTGTCGTAGTAAGGTCGCAGACCGCACAGGGTTCGTCTCTGGGCTCGGGCTTCGTATATTCAGCAGGATACATAGTGACTAACAATCATGTAGTGCAGGGAGCAAGAAGTCTGACAGTAGAATTCTTTGATGGGACAAGCAGCACTGCAACTATAGCTGGTCAGGACAGGTTCGCAGATATTGCTGTATTGATGGTTACAAATCTTCCAGAGCAGGCCAAGCCTCTTGAAATAGCCGATTCGAGTTTGCTCAAAATCGGACAGCAGGTAGTTGCCGTAGGAAACCCTCTGGGCTTGACTGCAAGCCTTTCAACTGGAGTAGTAAGCCAGCTTGGAAGACTGATAGGTCCTGTCCAGAACGTGCCACTGGTAGTTCCTGTAATACAGCTCGACGTGCTGATAACTAATGGCAACTCTGGAGGGCCTCTGCTCGACCTGCAGGGAAAAGTCGTCGGTATAACCAATGCAGGAACGTCTGGAGGGATAAACTTCGCAATCCCGTCGAACATAGCCAAAAGAGTCGCAGACTCGATAATCAAGACAGGAAAGTATGAGCACCCCTTCGTAGGCTATACCAGCTTGACACTTACTGCCGACAGCATAAGGACGTCAAACGTAGTTAATGTTGATTCATCGACAAGAGGAATAATGATAGTCAGTGTCGTGTCTGGCAGCCCAGCAGAGAAAGCAGGGCTAATACCGGCTCAAAGGATCAGCACACCTAATGGTCAGGGGTATCAGGCAAATGACATCATAGTTTCAGTCAACGGGAGGCAGATAAGGTCACTCGAAGAGTGGTCGATCTACATGGAGGAAAACGTATCACCGGGGCAGGCTATCGAATTAGGAGTGCTAAGAGCTGGCTCGGTAATTACCGTGACCGTAATACCAACGGTTAGATCGTAA